The region GCCTTGTGAAGCTGGAATCTTGGCTTTAATATTGAGAAACGAAGATTTTGAAAGGCCTTTAACCCACGATCTCATTGGAAATACCATAGAACAACTTAATGCTAAAGCTGTTAAGATAGAAATTGATGAATTCAAGGAGGATATTTATTATGCCAAATTAGTCCTGAAAGATAGTGATTCTAAGGAGATCTATATCGATGCAAGACCTTCTGATTGCATCATTTTATCGTTAAAATACAACCTACCTATTTACATAGAAGAAGAAATAGTATCCGAACATGGTATTGAAGCTTCTTTTATAGCCACAGAACAAGAAACCGAATTCAGACAAGATATTGAAAACTTCGATATAGACGAGCTAAGAAGGAAGTTTGAAAATAAAAATAAAAAAGATCAAGATGACGAATAATTTATTTATTAGTACGAGGTGGATCAATGGAATTTCTAAAATTATCTGAGTTTAAAAATATCTTTGACAAGAAGATAATGGATTTTTTTGAAAATTTAGACCTGGAAAACCATTTAAAAGACCCGTTGTTTTATTACATAGAAAGCGGAGGCAAGAGACTAAGGCCATGGATTATATATAACTTTGGACAAATCGTTTCTGTAAATAAAAAGAATTTATTGGACATTTCAATAGCTGTCGAAATTTTACACTCCTCATCACTAATACATGATGATCTACCTGCTTTAGACAACGCAAAGTTAAGAAGGGGAGGACTCGCAAACCATTTAAAGTTTGGAGAATATAGAGCTATACTAGCGGGAGATTATGGATTCACTCTCCCACTACAGATTATTGCTAATTTAGATAATATAAACGACAGAAATAAACTTCTTTTAATGGATTATTTTATAAAAACCATTTTAAAATTATTCCAAGGAGAAATGGAAGACTTAATCTTTGAAAAAGAAGTTAGAGATGTGAGTGAAAAAGAAATTCTTGAGATGTATTCAAAGAAAACGGGGGCGGTCTTTGGATTTTGTTTTGCATCTCCTTTTTTATTAACAGGGGAAGTACAGCTAGCTAAAAAAATGAATACAATAGGAACTAATTTCGGTGTTTCTTTCCAAATTTTCGATGATTTAAAAGATTTATTTACTACCGAAGAAGAAATTGGAAAAGAAACCAATAAAGATATAAACAAAAAAACTCTTTTAAGTTTTTATAACTATCAAGAAACACAAATAATTGCCGATAATATCTATAGAAATGTTTTACAAGAATTAGAAGAAATCAACCTAAAAGAACTCTCTCAAATTTTGAAGGAAGTTAGAAAAACTGTAGAAACCCGATAACAATCTCAAAAGGAGTTGAATTAGTTATTCAATTTAAACCCTTTAATTTTTTAAATAAAATTAAATATATGGAAAAAAAATACAAAATTCTTTTGTTTATTGTTGTTATTTCTATTGGGATACTGATTTTTTTTCTCATTTTTAAAAACTTCTTTTCCCCTCCAAAAGAAAGAATGCCTTCTTATACAAATATTCAAATAATTATACCTAATTTTGCTTTTTCTTCAAGGAAAAACGTTGAAATTCAACTTGTAGATAGAAGTACTTCAGAATATCAAGAATTGATCAAATATAAAAATTTTTATGGTGACATATATAAAATAACTTTCCAAGATGAAAGTAATGAATCTTCTATTTTACCAGTTACTGTAAGATATAGGATTCCAAAAGATAATTACTTCGGAGATAACTTCGTGAATTTCGCCTTGGCTTACATTACACGCGAAGATCCTCCTATTGTTTCAGAATTCAATGGGGGGAAAATAGTAAAAGTTGAGAATGAGTATTACATAGAAGCACAGACATTCCAAATAACTAAAGTAAATTATATAGGTCTAGTCATAGAATCTCCAGAAGAATCATCCGGTGGACTCAAGGTTATAAAAGAAGCACCACCAACTCTTGAACCTGATATTATTTTAATTCCTGGAACCGATCTCAACTTCCTTGGAAAGGTAATGAATGTACCTAAAAATGGCTATCCACAATCTTTTTGGTCCTCTTTTTTCCCAAATAGAACCATCTGGAGTTACAATTATCCATTGATATCTACTAGAAGCAAAATTTATAACGATTCTTTTTTGGGTTTTGTTGAAAGAACGGGGATTAATAGTTATATCGAATTTGAAGGAAGGAGACTTGCTCAAGAACTTTCTAGGTTTCCCAATAAAAAATTTGATATCATTGCACAAGGAGTTGGGGGATTAATTGCTCGATATGCCTTAGAGTCTAATCAAACAATTCAAAACGTTGAAAATTTAGTACTCATTTCTACTCCAAATAAAGGAAGCAATCTTGCCAACCCCCTTTTTTTCAATTTGCTTTTTGGAAAAAACACAGAGATATTATCTCAATTGTTTAATGTTGAGGATAGTACCATATTAAAAATTACCTCGCAAATTACTTCTTACCTAGATCAAATTAATTCATATTATGAAGACCTTATTCCCAACTCTCGGTTTTTGAATAAATTGAACTCTTTTGGCATAAGAAATGACATCAGATACTTAGCAATAATTGGTACTAATCCAGCAATTGAGGAAAATTTATCGGACAAATATATATCCAGACTGTATCCAGAATTTGTTCAAGGAGAGGGGGATGGAATAGTAACTGTTGACAGTGCCAACTTAGAAGGGATTGAAAAAACTTACTATTCTAAAAAAAGCTTTTATGAAATTTATAATGACGCTGATGTTCTGAATACGATAGTTAATTTTTTAGATGAATCTGTACCCTCATATTCAGTGGAGCCTTTTAAAGATGATAATTTTGTCGAATACACATACGAAGCAGAAGAGAAAAACGACTCTGCCGTCCAAAGTAAAAATACCTACCCCAGTATTGTTTCCACTTTTACCCTTCCATCACAGTATAAAGAAAGTACAATCTTACTTAATCCAACTAAGCAAGGAGAAATAGATGAAGATATAATGAGCATTATTGAAATAGGAGAAAACATCTACTTTAAAAGTCCTAATGCTATTTACAACAAAAATCTAGAAAAAATATTTTCCGACAAAATTATGGGCGGAATAGTATTTAACAATCAATATTATATATCTACCGTCAATGGCGTATACGTTTTGAATGAAAACAGTAAAATTGATAAAATTAATACAAAAATGCCTTCTAAAGGTACCGAAATTTACTATTTACCAAATATTGGTTTTTTAAGCGTGGAATATGAACCAAACAATTGTAAAGTCTATCTCAACGATTCTTTGATAAATGAAGTTAGTAATTTTATATCATTAAAAGTAATAAATGGTGAAGTATACGTTATTTTTGAAGATAAACTAACAAAACTACAAAACAATGATATCGTAGAATTAATAAATGATTCTACCATTCAAAATGTTTTAAAAACTCAGTTAGGAGAGATTACGGATTTTGCATTATATAACAATAACTACTTTATTTTATTTTCAAATTATAAGTTGGTCCTTTGGGATAGTTCAAAAAATGGATTACAACTTATAGAAGACGGGAATATAGGAAGACTAAAATTACAAATATTTAATGATAAATTATTTGTATTTGGAAAAGATCATGTGAGCTACCTACTTTTAAAAGAAGCTATTTTCCCTGGCTTTTTTCAGAGATCTAAAACTCACATAATCGATGTCCTTATAGATAAAAGAAGCAAAGGATGGATGATTACTAAAAATAACCGAATTGAAATAATAACATTTTCCTTGTGAGGTGAGTCAACATTAAGAAAGCTCTTACTCTTTTAATCATGCTTCTTCAAATAATGTTAATATTCTCCGATAATTATGGTATTGCTTACGAATACTATATGAATGGCCTAAAATACTATAGAAATGCCCAATATGATTTAGCTCAAAATTTTTTTGAGCAGACCTTGCAATTATCACCTAGATTAGAAAGTGAAATACCTGAAATAAAAATGTATTTAGGATTATCTGCATTCCACAACAACGATTATACTACAGCTAAAATATATTTGCAGCCATTTAAAGGTATTCCTCTTGTAGATGAAGCTTTAAATGTTATTGAATCTTTACCACCAGAATCAGATGATTTCTACTCTTTAAATTCTCCAAATCTAAAAATTAATAACGCTCAACCATTCGAAGAAGAACAGCAAAGCTTTAACTATTTCACTTTTTTTATCGTAATGCTAATAATATTTGTAATTTCTTTAGCCGCCTCATTTTTTACTATTTTTTTGGTCCGCAGACATGTCTCTTTTGAAAAAAAGGAAAATGTGTTAAATGAAACGGAAACTCTGACCAATATAAGCAAAGTTGAAACCCAAGGGATCAAATACAAAACAATAGATCAATTTGATGAACCACACATAAAAAAAGTTTGGAAGGTATCATCCCCTTTGAAAAAACTTATAGGGATAACTTCGAATGAAGACATTTTGTCAGAAGAAAACAATATAGCGAAAGCCCACAAAGATGGAAAATTAAATGAGATAGAAGAGCTTGAAAACAAACTTGATAAAGATATAGACGATATCTTAAAAGAATCAAACCTTGAAGAGATTGAAGAAATTCTAAATGAGTTAGAAGGTAATGATGAAAAAAGCAACATTCAAGAACCAGGCACTTTTGAAGAAGAAAGCAAAGAAAAACACCGAGAAGAATATTCACATTTGGAAAATGTTATAAAACCTGATACAGAGATAAGAAATAACTATTCTTTGATAATGGAAAAAGAAGAAAAAGAATTATTATTTGAAGATGAACTAAATAATGATCTTTTTGATATAACTAAGGAACTAGATACAAAAAAACTTTCTCAAAATAGTTTACAAAAGTTCTTTCATAAATTATTTTATGATGTTAACAAGGACAAAATATAATTAAAATATGAAATATTGATTTTCTATATAATTATTGATATAATATATTAGATTCAAAGTAACAAATAGCGAATGCGGATGTGGCTCAGTTGGTAGAGCTCCAGCTTCCCAAGCTGGGAGTCGCGGGTTCGAGTCCCGTCATCCGCTCCAAAAGCTGAAGGGGCTGAATGAAGCTCCTTCTTTGTTTGTATGAGGTGTAAAAATGGCTTTGAAGATTGAAAGTGGAAAATTTAAGAATATTAACATAGATACGGTTGATGATCCTAGGACAAGATATACCCCTGCTACTTTAAGAAGGGCTCTGATGAGTATTTTTGATTTTTCAGGCGCTAACTTTTTAGAATTTTTTGCAGGAAGCGGAATAATGAGTTTCGAAGTTATAAGTAATGGAGCAAAAAGCTCCACAATGGTAGATATTTCATCAAAAGCGGTGAGATCAATTTTAAAAAACGCTAAATCTTTAGGAATATTAGACAATATAAAGGTTATAAAATCGGATTTTAGAAAATCCATTACAAAACTTTCAGGTGAACAGTTTGACTACATATTCGCTGATCCTCCATTTAATAATCGTTATGTTCAAGAATTTCTAAAATTCATAGATTCTAATGCATTTTTAATTAGAAACGGCGGTTATATTATTATTGAAAAATATAAGGATGAAAAATCCGATTATATGCCAAAAAATATAATTATAGAAGAAGTAAGAGATTACGGTGATATTGAAATTCTAATCTGTTTTAAACCATAAAAAAAGGGCCTTAATAAGGCCCTAATTTGGAAATGAATTCTTCCGGGGACAGAACACTCCAGGAGGGAGGGTAACCTACAAAAGTGCTCTGTAAATGTATTATACATCATGAAATTTTTTTCTCAAAATTCAATTATAGGCAATTACTTTCAATTAATGACGATTAAAGTCATTTAACTCCATTTAAGTCAATAAATCTCAAAAATAGAAAAAATTTCATTATTTGATATTATATTTTTATTAAAAGGAACGTTTGAAAAAAGAGGTACATAATCTAATGTATGTCCAAAAGTACCCCAATTTATACCCACAGCATCGTTTAAGGTTTCATAAAAAGTTTTGATCACAGTCGACTGATGAGTTACATTTTCTCCTGAATTCTTGATATCATAAAACTCTTTTTCTAAATCGAACGTCACACCTAATTTTTCTTGAAACTCTTCATAGTTATTAGATTGTTTAAATGTACTTATTAGCTTTTCATACGAATACTCACTGCGCTGAAGTTTATTCAATGCTAAAAATCCATCTCCTAAACTTAAACCTCCGGTTGAATGATCCGCAGTCACTATGATCAAAGTTTCTTGAGGATATCGTTTATAAAAATCAATTGCAACTTTCACGGCGTGGTCAAAATCTAATATTTCGTTTATCAATGAATAAGTATCATGTGCGTGTGCGGCATGATCAATTCTTCCCCCTTCTATCAAAATAAAAAAAGGAGAACCATCAAATTTACTTAATGCATAATTTAAAGTTTCTTCTAACGTAACTCTTTTTGGATCATCTGTTAAAAAGGGAAAATTCCCATAATACAACATAATAATCTCATTATCAAGAGGTGAAATTTCATTAAGTTTCTCTGTGTACAAGTATCCGTATTCCCTTGTATTTCTATCCTTAAAATAAGCTTTTCCTCCCCCTATGAAAAGATCAAAATTGCTTTCTAAAAGATCTTGCGTTATTTTTTGGTAATCTCTTCTATTTTCAACGAAACCATAAGCTCCTGCAGGGGTGCCATCGATAATGGTGTTAGTTGTTATGACACCAATTTTGTACCCTCTCTTTTTTAGTTCATAAGTAATGGGAAGTATTCTTTCATCATCAGGGCCAATGTTTATTCTATCGTTGTAGGTTTTTTCTTTTGATAAAATTGCTGTTATGGCTGCTGCTGAATCCGTTACACCATTCATCGATGAAGTTTCAACCATTCCATAGTAAGGGAGTTCTAGCATGTGCAGGTGATCTGTGTATAAATATTGTTTGTACATATTAGATAACTGCATATGTGGTATCCCCATTCCATCTGCTACAAACAAGAAAACATAGTCAAATGAAAAAGAAAGATAAATTAAAAGGGTAATGAGAAAAACCAACAAAATTTTTTTCACTTCTAACACCTTCAATGTTTAATTTTTGTTTCAACTAAATCTTCAAACCCCTTATCATCTAATTTATCAAAATTATTTAAAATATATCTTTCTAAACCAAATATCTTTTCTTTGTCGAAGTTCAATCTTTCCATGAAAGATATTACTTTCTCTCCATAAGGTTCATCATAAAAACCTGCTTTTTTTAGTTCAGTTTCTTCAAAATACTTCTCTGGAGAAACTTCTCTAAGAAACAATAATGAATTAGTTTCTGCTAGGATTTCGTGCCAAGTATCATTCGAGGAAGTTTTTACCTTGTAACCGAAAAAATAATGAGATAACTCATGAATTAAATCCTTGACAGAATTAACAACATAAATACTGGGCAAAACTTGAAAAGACCTACCTTGATCCATATAAAGAATATACATAGGTTCATCGATTTCTGAAATATTTTCTAAAAAATCTTTAGATTCAACAATCCAATTTTCCAACCATTTTTTGTTATAAAAAAAATTATCATAGTTATACAGAGTATTTTTATTTTTGAAATAAACCATTGCTGTTAAATCGTTACTTTGCCTTTGAATTAAAGTTTCTCCATTTTGTCGTGGTAAAAAACCGTTTTGTACATTTAACAAGACAAACTCTTCAAAAGGAATTGGTGCGTAAAAAAAGATAGTTTTTTCTATAAAGCTGTGTTCTATATCTTGATAGAAAATTACCTTTGTTAACCCCGTCGAAAATATTCTAATATTGTTATCTTCTTCATCAACAAAAGTTACTGGATAAAAGAAAAAAAATAGAAATAAAACAAAAACAAAAATAACGAGTAAAGTCCTTTTTTTCTTATAGAAGTTCATCTTCATTCCTTCCTCAACAATTAGAAAAGTTACCCAATTTGAATGCTAATGATTATGTAAATTACATACAAAGTAAGCAGTATGAAGCCCAAACCTCTTCCAACTTTTCTATCTTTTTTGATCAGTGTACCAAACAACAAGACCAATGCCAGTAAAAGCCCATACGATACATCAAAAGTAACCGGTCTATCTGCCCTGGCACCATTTATTAGCGCTGATATACCAAGTATGGCAGCGATGTTGAATGTATTGGAACCAACTATATTTCCCATCACTATATCATCCGAATGTTTGACGGCTGCGATAATAGCGGTAACTAATTCCGGAAGGGAAGTTCCTATAGCAACTATAGTTACCCCAATCAAAGATTCTGAGATCCCAATACTTTTAGCAAATATAACTGCATTACTTACCGTCAATTCTCCCCCTATTATCAACATAGCCAGCCCCAAGGCAGAAAAAGTGATTATTTTAGCCCAAGACTCTTCTTTTTCAACTTTTTTCATTTCTTCGTTTTCAACAAGTTGTTTCCTGACTTGTTGATCATTTTTTGCCATATAATAAAGATAAGCCATAAAAATAAGCAAAAAGGTTATCAATATCATTCCATCGTATCTAGTTAATATGCTATTCCCTTCCATTATCATTGCAAATATAACCACTGAAATAATAAGCAAAAAAGGCATTTCTATGTTTACTGTAGATTTTTGAATTTTTGTTGGGGAGATTAAAAAGGAGATTCCTAAAATTAAACCAATATTTGCAACATTTGAGCCAAGAACATTTCCTAAACCGACACTGGCTCCTTTTATAGACGAGGAAACCGTAACAACTAATTCAGGAGCACTGGTACCAAAGGCCACTACCGTCAACCCTGCAAATAGTTCGGAAACACCTAATTTTCTTGTCAATCCAAGGGCACCTTCTATTAACCTATCTGCACCTCTTATTAAGAGAAAAATACCTAAAGCGATTAACAGAATATTCACCAATCAATCCTCACTCCTTTTTTCGACTATTTCTCTTTTATTTCTTAGGTATACAAAAAGCAAAAAGCCCAGCACGATGAAAATAAAGCTTATAACCACAGCCACTCGAAAATTTCCAATGTAGAGACTATCCGTTCTTAACCTTTCGATTGGGATTCGGCCAATCGAATAAAGAATTAAATACAGAGCGGTAACTTCTCCATATGTTTTTCTCTTATTTCTAATAAAATAAAACAATATTAGAAATAACAACAAATTCCAGGCAGATTCATACAAAAATGTGGGGTGAAAATATTCATAGGATTCATATCCTGGCATTCGGTCCTGTAATGAAACGTACATCTTCCATGGAAGGTTTGTAGGTGCACCATATGCTTCGTGATTGAAAAAATTACCCCATCTCCCAATAGACTGAGCTAATGGTAGAACAAAGGTGAATAAGTCTAGCCCTTGCAGGAAGGTAAAGGTACATTTCTTTTTCAACCGTGTATACAAAAAAACAACTAAAAAGGCAGCCAATATCGCTCCATGTATAGCTAGACCTCCATGCCATATCTTAAAAATTTCTGAAGGATTTTGAGAGAAGTATTCAAAATTAAAAAGAACATAATATAATCTTGCACCTATAATACCAAATATAATTCCCAAAGAAACAGCGGTAAAAAGATCGTCTTCATTTATTTTTTCTCTTTCAGCTTCTTTCTGAGCAATAAATGTTGCCAACAGTATCGATAAAGCGATTAACAGTCCGTACCATCTTATTTCCAATGGACCAACTGTAACTAAAACAGGGCTGAAATACCATTCCCCAGAAAAACTTTTTGGTAAGACAACTATACAAATAACTAAAAAAGAGGTTATAGAAACCCACAAAGTGTTTAAAAAGACTTTATCCCTTTTCATACTCTCCTCCTAAAAGCAAAAAAGATTTCACTATAGAACATTTACCAAGTGTATTGAGTCTCCATACCTTGCTTGCAACTCATGTTTTAAATTAGGATATCTATCAAAACTTTGGATAGAAGATAAAAAAAGCTCTACCATTTTTCTTGAACTTTCTATTATATTCATATCTTCGACTAAATCTAAAAATTTAAATTCCGGTACCCCGTGCTGTTCCACTCCGAAGAATTTACCAGGTCCTCTCCATTTTAAGTCGATTTCTGCCACCTCAAAACCATCTAATGTTTTAGAAAAGGAATTCATTTTACTTTTTATCTCATTGTTGGCATCATCATCTATTACTAGAAAACAATAAGACTGTTTATCACTTCTGCCAACTCTTCCTCTAAGCTGATGCAATTGAGATAATCCAAAACGATCGGGATGTTCGATGACCATTACCGTAGCATCAGGAATATCTATCCCAACTTCTACCACCGATGTCGAAACCAATATATCGTATTCTCTTTGAACAAATTTGTCCATGACGTCATTTTTTTCTGAAGGTGAAAGCCTCCCATGTAAAAGCCCCACTTTATATTCTTCAAATACTTTATTTAGCTCTTCATACATACTCATCGCGTTTTTTAATTCTAAGGCTTCAGATTCTTCTATCAACGGATAAACGAAGAAAACTTGATTCGATTGATCTAATTCTTCTTTAACAAACTCATACAAACTTTTTCTGTTGGATTCAGTAACAAGTATTGTTTTAATTGCCCTTCTTCCTTTAGGCATTTCATCTATTAAACTAACGTCTAAGTCACCGTAAAAAGTCATTGCCAAAGTTCTCGGAATGGGAGTTGCTGTCATAACCAAAATATCTGGATGATTACCTTTTTTAATAAGTTCCAGCCTTTGATTCACACCAAATCTATGTTGTTCATCAATCACCACCAACCCTAGTTTTTTAAATTCTACATCCTGTTGAATAATTGCGTGGGTACCAACTACAATATCAATTTCTCCTGCCTTTAGCTTTTCTTTTATTAATATTTTATCGGTTTCCTTCGTATCTCCTGTTAACAAAGCTACTTTCAAACCTAACGGCTCTAAATCTTTTGATAGCCTTTTAAACTGCTGTTTTGATAAAACAGAGGTGGGGTTCATAACCGCTGCTTGATAACTAGATTCACAAACATCTATAATCGCTAATTCTGAAACAACCGTTTTACCAGAGCCAACATCCCCCTGTAAAAGCCTGTTCATAGGATATGGAGATGTCAAATCTTTTCTTATCTCTTCATAACTTCTTTTTTGAGCTTGCGTGAGTTCAAAGTTTAAAGTCTTGAGAAATTTTCCCGATAATTCTCCTTTTATCTCCTTCTTCTCACCTTTTTTCATTTCTTTCATCTTTAATTTCAGATATATCATGGCTAATTCAAATAAAATTGCCTCTTCATATTTTAAAGAGTACCAAGCTCTTTCTTTATGATAAATGCTTAAAGGAAAATGGATCCCCTTTATTCGCTTTTTTAAATCCAATAAATTGAACCCTTGAACAAATTCTTCAGGTAAGAACTCTTCTAAAAAATATGTCTGTTTAATAGCTTCTTTTGCTATTTTTCTCATAGTTGATTGGAAGATACCAGACGTGAGAGGATAAACCGGCAAAATTTCTCTTTGAAAATCCTCTTCACTTTTGATCACTTGAAAATCGGGAGACTTCATCTGTTTCATTCCGTATGAATATTCTATTTTTCCATAAAAAGCAGCTTTCAACCCTCTTTTTAAATAAGATTTAACATAATCCTGGTTGAAAAAAGTAACGATTATGACTCCAGTGTCATCTTCCACAGAAAAGTTGTAAATAATTAACCCTTTATTTATTTTTACTTCTTCACTTTTTACTACATTTCCTATTATTACGACTTTTTCATCCTCTTTGGCGTTGAATATTTTAACAACCTTTCTTCTATCTTCGTAATCCCTAGGTGGATAGTAAAAGAAATCTTTTAATGAATAAATACCTAATTTATTTAGAACTAAAGCCCTTTTTGTTCCTACTTTTTTTATATATTTTATATCGGTAAGTGGGGCTAATTTTTTTTCTGGTTTGACGGAGACTTCATCTACTAAATATCGCTCTTTTAAAATCTTTAAGGAATCATTTAAGCCTTCTAGACGCCTTTCCTTGCGTCCTTCTGGCAATGTTTTAAGAGGCTTTATATAAGCCAAAATCTTTTTAACATCTTCTAAAAGACCATTTTCTTTAATTATTTTGAAATTATTTTTTGCAATGCTATAAAAACTTGGGAAGATCTCTTCCCAAGTTATCATACCCTTTTCTTTCAATTGAACTACATAATCAAAAGAATTTATAACTTCTTCTATCATTGCAATTGAAAACTCCTATTTTTTGAGAAAATATTTTTCAAAGTTACTCAATCATTCTCTTTATGATAATTTTACCATCTTTTTTATAAATTTTATATCCATTCAATTCAGCTTCTTCAATTTTACCTTCTTCTATAAAAGGTTTAACTTTCATCAAAGAAGCATTTTCCACGTAGAAATCTTTCAGACTACCTTCAAGTGTGTATCCATAAGAGCTTATTTTCAAATATACAGAAAATACAATCAAAAACCAACTCAAAGATATCAGCAGCAAAAATGTCATTACTTTGATCATAATTACTTTACTACCCTTCTTGTGAAAAATTCGTAATCACTGAAGAAACTTTCAATTCTATCTTGATATCTAGAATAATTAGAAGCCCCTTCTTCTTTCAAACTCTTGTAATAGTTGTAAACAGCCTCATAATTGTTAACAATGTTTTCTGCTAGTTGATTTTTTAAGTTTCCATCACTCAAGGTTGAATATAGCTCAGATAACAATTTTAAAGAATTATCTGGTATCCCTCTAGATTTTTGAGCCATGTAATAGTCTGCTTCTCCTTCTTTTTTGGTAATGAAAATTATTTTGTCTATTAATTCATCTTGTGGATATATATTTATCAATCTTGCGGTTAACAGTAAATATTCATAATAAACATCTTCCCATTCAGGAAACCTATTCCAACCACCGGGAAGAATGTATATAGCTTGCTGCTCCCAATGATGAAAATTATTGTAAGCGTCGTTTTGAAGTTTTTCTACTACTTCTATCTTATCCAATGGAATATAATTCTTTAGCTGTTCGTATAGAATTACAATGTTATAATATATTCTACCTATCAATCTATAGGCATTTTTTTCATTGAAGGATAAGTATGAATATTCCAACTGGTTTATCCCGTCGTAGAGGGTTTGAATTTTTAAAATAATCTGTTTAGCGTTGTTGTTTGCGTCACTGGAATAAATTGGTTCTACGGTGTCTCTTAAAATATTATCGGGAAAGGGCATTAAATCTAGTGCGCCATCGAACTCTTCGATCATAAAGTCGTAACCATTGATTTCTTTTGCAAATATTTTAGGTAAATCTTCATAAGTAAGAGAATTTTGACGAATACTAGATGTCAAAAGTTGAGAAAGATAAAATGCTGATTTTCCGAAGTTAGGGTTCCATTTTAATGAT is a window of Petrotoga olearia DSM 13574 DNA encoding:
- a CDS encoding tetratricopeptide repeat protein, producing MLLQIMLIFSDNYGIAYEYYMNGLKYYRNAQYDLAQNFFEQTLQLSPRLESEIPEIKMYLGLSAFHNNDYTTAKIYLQPFKGIPLVDEALNVIESLPPESDDFYSLNSPNLKINNAQPFEEEQQSFNYFTFFIVMLIIFVISLAASFFTIFLVRRHVSFEKKENVLNETETLTNISKVETQGIKYKTIDQFDEPHIKKVWKVSSPLKKLIGITSNEDILSEENNIAKAHKDGKLNEIEELENKLDKDIDDILKESNLEEIEEILNELEGNDEKSNIQEPGTFEEESKEKHREEYSHLENVIKPDTEIRNNYSLIMEKEEKELLFEDELNNDLFDITKELDTKKLSQNSLQKFFHKLFYDVNKDKI
- the lgt gene encoding prolipoprotein diacylglyceryl transferase, which codes for MKRDKVFLNTLWVSITSFLVICIVVLPKSFSGEWYFSPVLVTVGPLEIRWYGLLIALSILLATFIAQKEAEREKINEDDLFTAVSLGIIFGIIGARLYYVLFNFEYFSQNPSEIFKIWHGGLAIHGAILAAFLVVFLYTRLKKKCTFTFLQGLDLFTFVLPLAQSIGRWGNFFNHEAYGAPTNLPWKMYVSLQDRMPGYESYEYFHPTFLYESAWNLLLFLILFYFIRNKRKTYGEVTALYLILYSIGRIPIERLRTDSLYIGNFRVAVVISFIFIVLGFLLFVYLRNKREIVEKRSED
- a CDS encoding RsmD family RNA methyltransferase translates to MALKIESGKFKNINIDTVDDPRTRYTPATLRRALMSIFDFSGANFLEFFAGSGIMSFEVISNGAKSSTMVDISSKAVRSILKNAKSLGILDNIKVIKSDFRKSITKLSGEQFDYIFADPPFNNRYVQEFLKFIDSNAFLIRNGGYIIIEKYKDEKSDYMPKNIIIEEVRDYGDIEILICFKP
- a CDS encoding calcium/sodium antiporter, with protein sequence MNILLIALGIFLLIRGADRLIEGALGLTRKLGVSELFAGLTVVAFGTSAPELVVTVSSSIKGASVGLGNVLGSNVANIGLILGISFLISPTKIQKSTVNIEMPFLLIISVVIFAMIMEGNSILTRYDGMILITFLLIFMAYLYYMAKNDQQVRKQLVENEEMKKVEKEESWAKIITFSALGLAMLIIGGELTVSNAVIFAKSIGISESLIGVTIVAIGTSLPELVTAIIAAVKHSDDIVMGNIVGSNTFNIAAILGISALINGARADRPVTFDVSYGLLLALVLLFGTLIKKDRKVGRGLGFILLTLYVIYIIISIQIG
- a CDS encoding alkaline phosphatase, giving the protein MKKILLVFLITLLIYLSFSFDYVFLFVADGMGIPHMQLSNMYKQYLYTDHLHMLELPYYGMVETSSMNGVTDSAAAITAILSKEKTYNDRINIGPDDERILPITYELKKRGYKIGVITTNTIIDGTPAGAYGFVENRRDYQKITQDLLESNFDLFIGGGKAYFKDRNTREYGYLYTEKLNEISPLDNEIIMLYYGNFPFLTDDPKRVTLEETLNYALSKFDGSPFFILIEGGRIDHAAHAHDTYSLINEILDFDHAVKVAIDFYKRYPQETLIIVTADHSTGGLSLGDGFLALNKLQRSEYSYEKLISTFKQSNNYEEFQEKLGVTFDLEKEFYDIKNSGENVTHQSTVIKTFYETLNDAVGINWGTFGHTLDYVPLFSNVPFNKNIISNNEIFSIFEIY
- a CDS encoding polyprenyl synthetase family protein, translated to MEFLKLSEFKNIFDKKIMDFFENLDLENHLKDPLFYYIESGGKRLRPWIIYNFGQIVSVNKKNLLDISIAVEILHSSSLIHDDLPALDNAKLRRGGLANHLKFGEYRAILAGDYGFTLPLQIIANLDNINDRNKLLLMDYFIKTILKLFQGEMEDLIFEKEVRDVSEKEILEMYSKKTGAVFGFCFASPFLLTGEVQLAKKMNTIGTNFGVSFQIFDDLKDLFTTEEEIGKETNKDINKKTLLSFYNYQETQIIADNIYRNVLQELEEINLKELSQILKEVRKTVETR
- a CDS encoding bifunctional nuclease family protein, producing MKKVSNVTMGIDKISNSPIVFLKVEDTNVVVPIWIGPCEAGILALILRNEDFERPLTHDLIGNTIEQLNAKAVKIEIDEFKEDIYYAKLVLKDSDSKEIYIDARPSDCIILSLKYNLPIYIEEEIVSEHGIEASFIATEQETEFRQDIENFDIDELRRKFENKNKKDQDDE